The Pseudomonas sp. DG56-2 genome contains a region encoding:
- a CDS encoding SfnB family sulfur acquisition oxidoreductase, giving the protein MSLLPQPHENVAVIHTDAQALHIAEEVAVQLRRDSTLRDRERRLPHPELALFSHSGLWAISVPKAFGGAGVSNVTLAKVIARIAQADGSLGQIPQNHFYALEVLRVNGSLAQQQRLYAEVLAGQRFGNALAELGTKTAHDRTTALSRDGDAYRINGRKFYATGALYAQRIPTSVVDENGVQHLVFVPAESEGLQVIDDWSGFGQRTTGSGSVLFENVRVDAQDVLPFQSAFERPTPVGPLAQILHAAIDTGIARAAYEDALQFVRTRSRPWIDSGSDQASEDPLTLKSFGHLAIRLHAAEALLERAGEFLDQAQADPNASTVAAASIAVAEARAISTEISLAAGSTLFELAGSQATLAEHGLDRHWRNARVHTLHDPVRWKYHAIGNYYLNDENPPLRGTI; this is encoded by the coding sequence ATGAGCCTTCTGCCGCAACCGCACGAAAACGTCGCGGTCATCCACACTGACGCCCAGGCTTTACACATTGCCGAGGAAGTTGCCGTTCAACTGCGTCGCGACAGCACCCTGCGTGACCGTGAACGGCGCCTGCCACACCCGGAGCTGGCACTCTTTTCCCACTCTGGGCTATGGGCAATCAGCGTTCCCAAAGCCTTTGGCGGCGCGGGTGTTTCGAACGTCACCCTGGCCAAGGTCATTGCCCGCATCGCCCAGGCCGACGGATCGCTTGGACAAATTCCACAAAACCATTTCTATGCCCTAGAGGTGCTGCGCGTAAATGGCAGCCTCGCGCAACAGCAGCGCCTGTACGCCGAAGTACTGGCCGGCCAACGCTTTGGCAATGCCTTGGCCGAACTGGGCACCAAGACCGCTCATGATCGGACCACGGCATTGAGCCGCGACGGCGACGCCTACCGCATCAACGGACGCAAGTTCTACGCCACCGGTGCGCTCTATGCCCAGCGCATTCCCACCTCGGTAGTGGATGAAAACGGCGTGCAACATCTGGTCTTCGTCCCAGCCGAGAGTGAAGGACTGCAAGTGATCGACGACTGGAGCGGCTTTGGTCAACGCACCACCGGCAGCGGCTCGGTACTGTTCGAGAATGTCCGGGTCGATGCCCAGGATGTGCTGCCCTTCCAGAGTGCCTTTGAACGACCTACGCCTGTCGGCCCGCTGGCACAGATTCTCCATGCGGCGATCGACACCGGCATCGCCCGCGCCGCCTATGAAGATGCCCTGCAGTTCGTGCGCACCCGCAGCCGCCCCTGGATCGACTCAGGCAGTGATCAGGCCAGTGAAGATCCATTGACGTTGAAGTCCTTCGGTCATCTGGCGATCCGCTTGCACGCAGCCGAGGCGTTGCTTGAGCGTGCCGGCGAGTTTCTCGACCAGGCCCAGGCCGACCCGAATGCCAGCACCGTAGCCGCGGCGTCCATCGCCGTTGCCGAGGCCCGGGCGATCAGCACCGAGATATCCCTGGCCGCTGGCAGCACTCTGTTCGAATTGGCCGGAAGCCAGGCGACCCTCGCCGAACACGGCCTCGATCGCCACTGGCGCAATGCTCGCGTGCACACCCTGCACGACCCGGTGCGCTGGAAGTACCACGCCATCGGCAACTACTACCTCAACGATGAAAACCCACCGCTGCGGGGGACCATCTGA
- a CDS encoding methionine ABC transporter ATP-binding protein has product MSAATALEVPKEHAFAPLHQAEQRALHPESSNAHVRFIGLSKTYPGQGAPALEAIDLNIQRGEIFGIIGRSGAGKSSLIRTINRLEQPSSGRVLIDQVDIGAFDEDRLVRLRRRIGMIFQHFNLMSAKTVWQNVELPLKVAGVPKVQRQRKVAELLALVGLEHKHHAYPAQLSGGQKQRVGIARALVHDPDILLCDEATSALDPETTASILELLRDINQRLGLTVVLITHEMAVIRDVCHRVVVLERGRIVEQGAVWQVFGDPRHEVSKTLLAPLQPALPPDLQARLQAQPGSAEAGLVLNLKIAGTQRQAPELSTLFASLGGRISLLQGGIEPIQGRALGQLVLSVADSPHSHAQIIERARQWATQVEVLGYVD; this is encoded by the coding sequence ATGAGTGCTGCCACCGCCCTCGAGGTGCCCAAGGAGCACGCTTTCGCACCACTGCATCAGGCTGAACAACGAGCACTGCATCCTGAGTCGAGCAATGCCCATGTGCGCTTTATCGGCTTGAGCAAGACCTATCCGGGACAAGGCGCACCAGCACTGGAAGCCATCGATCTGAACATTCAGCGCGGTGAGATTTTTGGCATCATCGGGCGTAGCGGCGCTGGTAAGTCGTCGTTGATCCGCACCATCAATCGTCTCGAACAACCCAGCAGCGGCCGCGTGCTGATCGACCAGGTGGACATCGGCGCGTTCGATGAAGACCGTCTGGTACGCCTGCGCCGACGCATCGGCATGATCTTTCAACACTTCAATTTGATGTCGGCGAAAACCGTTTGGCAGAACGTCGAACTGCCGCTCAAGGTCGCTGGCGTGCCCAAGGTCCAGCGCCAACGCAAGGTAGCCGAGTTGCTGGCGTTGGTAGGCCTCGAACACAAGCACCATGCCTACCCGGCACAACTGTCGGGGGGGCAGAAGCAACGCGTCGGTATCGCCCGGGCGTTGGTACACGACCCGGATATTCTTCTCTGCGATGAAGCGACCTCAGCCCTCGACCCGGAAACCACTGCCTCCATCCTCGAGCTTCTGCGCGACATCAACCAACGCCTGGGCCTGACCGTGGTGCTGATTACTCACGAGATGGCAGTCATCCGCGATGTCTGCCATCGAGTAGTGGTGCTAGAGCGCGGGCGTATCGTTGAGCAAGGTGCCGTATGGCAAGTGTTCGGCGACCCACGGCATGAGGTCAGCAAAACCTTGCTGGCACCGTTGCAACCCGCTTTACCACCCGACCTGCAGGCCCGTCTGCAAGCGCAGCCGGGCAGTGCCGAGGCAGGCTTGGTATTGAACCTCAAGATTGCTGGAACGCAACGCCAGGCACCGGAGTTATCCACATTGTTTGCCAGCCTCGGCGGGCGGATCAGCCTGCTGCAGGGAGGCATCGAGCCGATCCAGGGGCGTGCGCTGGGGCAGTTGGTGCTGTCGGTAGCGGATTCACCGCACAGCCACGCGCAGATCATCGAACGCGCCCGCCAATGGGCCACTCAAGTAGAGGTACTGGGTTATGTGGACTGA
- the tcyN gene encoding L-cystine ABC transporter ATP-binding protein TcyN has translation MIVVERLSKQFNGQTVLKEISLKVEAGEVIAIIGPSGSGKTTFLRCLNLLETPNSGLIQVGDVTIDANRPLKQQQGLIRKLRQQVGFVFQNFNLFPHRTALENVIEGPLVVKQTPREQAVALGMKLLAKVGLAGKEASYPRKLSGGQQQRVAIARALAMEPEVILFDEPTSALDPELVGEVLATIRSLAEEKRTMIIVTHEMSFARDVANRVIFFDKGVIVEQGEARALFAHPREERTRQFLGKFLGTQNTGY, from the coding sequence ATGATCGTGGTAGAGCGACTGAGCAAGCAGTTCAACGGCCAGACAGTTCTGAAGGAGATCAGCCTGAAGGTCGAGGCCGGTGAGGTTATTGCCATCATTGGCCCCAGTGGCTCGGGCAAGACCACCTTCCTGCGTTGCCTGAATTTGTTGGAAACACCCAACAGCGGCCTGATCCAGGTGGGTGATGTGACGATCGATGCCAACCGCCCCCTCAAGCAGCAGCAAGGGCTGATCCGCAAGCTGCGCCAGCAAGTCGGGTTCGTGTTCCAGAACTTCAACCTGTTTCCCCATCGCACAGCCCTGGAAAACGTCATCGAAGGTCCGCTGGTGGTCAAACAGACGCCTCGCGAACAAGCGGTGGCCCTGGGCATGAAACTGTTGGCCAAGGTCGGCCTGGCTGGCAAGGAGGCTTCCTATCCGCGCAAGCTTTCCGGTGGCCAGCAGCAACGGGTAGCGATTGCCCGTGCGCTGGCGATGGAGCCTGAGGTGATTCTCTTCGACGAGCCAACCTCGGCACTTGACCCTGAGTTGGTCGGAGAGGTGCTGGCGACCATCCGCAGCCTGGCCGAGGAAAAGCGCACCATGATTATCGTCACTCACGAAATGAGCTTTGCCCGCGATGTCGCCAATCGAGTGATTTTTTTCGACAAGGGTGTGATTGTCGAACAGGGCGAGGCGCGGGCGCTGTTCGCCCATCCCCGGGAAGAACGTACCCGGCAGTTTCTGGGCAAGTTTCTCGGTACGCAAAACACCGGGTACTGA
- a CDS encoding methionine ABC transporter permease, translating to MWTDRLLQGVLDTLLMVGVSSLIALLAGIPLAVILVTSGKGGIFEAPTLNRVLGAFVNLFRSIPFLILMVALIPFTRLIVGTTYGVWAAVVPLTIAATPFFARIAEVSLREVDHGLIEAAQAMGCRRWHIVWHVLLPEALPGIVGGFTITLVTMINSSAMAGAIGAGGLGDIAYRYGYQRFDSQIMLTVIVMLVVLVALIQLGGDRLAKGLNKR from the coding sequence ATGTGGACTGATCGCCTGCTTCAGGGCGTACTCGATACCCTGTTGATGGTCGGGGTGTCATCATTGATTGCCTTGCTTGCCGGGATTCCCTTGGCGGTGATTCTGGTTACCAGTGGCAAGGGCGGGATCTTCGAAGCCCCCACCTTGAACCGGGTACTGGGCGCCTTCGTTAACCTGTTCCGCTCGATTCCGTTCCTGATCCTGATGGTCGCGCTGATTCCCTTCACTCGCCTGATCGTCGGTACCACTTATGGAGTGTGGGCCGCGGTAGTGCCGCTGACCATTGCCGCTACGCCGTTCTTTGCCCGAATCGCCGAAGTCAGCTTGCGTGAAGTTGACCACGGCCTGATCGAAGCGGCGCAAGCCATGGGTTGCCGGCGCTGGCATATCGTCTGGCACGTATTATTGCCCGAAGCCCTGCCGGGCATCGTCGGCGGCTTCACCATCACCCTGGTGACCATGATCAATTCCTCGGCCATGGCCGGCGCCATCGGTGCAGGCGGCTTGGGCGACATTGCCTATCGCTATGGCTACCAGCGTTTCGACAGCCAGATCATGCTCACCGTGATTGTCATGCTGGTGGTGCTGGTGGCATTGATACAGCTTGGCGGGGACCGCTTGGCCAAAGGCCTGAACAAGCGCTAG
- the epsC gene encoding serine O-acetyltransferase EpsC: MSENAQTGHWQLHGIVAGLRSARAKWRSDNGRSSGEQGGRELPSREAMRHILEQLCGALFPMRLGPVDLREESEDFYVGHTLDSALTALLAQARLELRYVARHGKCNTADVDAKALSLIQDFAAALPGLRSILDTDVLAAFHGDPAARSVDEVLLCYPGILAVIHHRLAHHLYRSGLPLLARISSELAHSATGIDIHPGAQIGQSFFIDHGTGVVIGETAIIGERVRIYQAVTLGAKRFPADEDGQLQKGHPRHPIVEDDVVIYAGATILGRITIGKGSTIGGNVWLTRSVAAGSNLTQANLQHDDGTQK, from the coding sequence GTGAGCGAAAACGCGCAGACAGGGCATTGGCAGTTGCATGGCATCGTTGCCGGCTTGCGTAGCGCCCGAGCCAAATGGCGCAGCGACAATGGTCGCAGCAGTGGTGAACAAGGTGGGCGCGAGCTGCCGTCGCGAGAAGCCATGCGGCACATTCTCGAGCAACTGTGCGGCGCACTGTTTCCCATGCGTCTTGGTCCGGTGGACCTGCGTGAGGAAAGTGAAGATTTCTATGTCGGGCATACCCTCGACTCAGCCTTGACTGCCTTGCTTGCCCAGGCCCGTCTGGAGCTGCGCTATGTCGCCCGCCATGGCAAGTGCAACACCGCTGATGTCGACGCCAAGGCATTGAGCCTGATCCAGGACTTTGCTGCGGCGCTACCGGGCTTGCGCAGCATCCTCGATACCGATGTACTGGCCGCGTTCCATGGGGATCCGGCAGCGCGAAGCGTCGATGAAGTGTTGCTGTGCTATCCAGGCATCCTGGCGGTTATCCATCACCGTCTGGCTCATCACCTGTACCGTTCCGGCTTACCGCTGCTGGCGCGCATCAGTTCGGAACTGGCGCACTCGGCCACCGGCATCGACATTCACCCCGGCGCGCAAATCGGTCAGAGCTTCTTCATCGACCACGGCACGGGTGTGGTGATCGGTGAAACCGCGATCATTGGTGAGCGGGTGCGTATCTACCAGGCGGTAACCCTGGGGGCCAAACGCTTCCCGGCAGACGAGGACGGTCAGTTGCAAAAGGGCCATCCACGCCACCCGATCGTCGAGGACGACGTGGTGATTTATGCCGGTGCAACTATTCTGGGACGAATCACCATTGGCAAGGGCTCGACCATCGGCGGCAACGTCTGGCTGACCCGCAGTGTAGCTGCGGGTAGCAACCTGACTCAGGCCAATCTGCAGCACGATGACGGCACGCAGAAGTAG
- a CDS encoding SfnB family sulfur acquisition oxidoreductase, with protein sequence MSNLADTNVHSDLDSAPRLLPATVLSTDAQALLAAHELAETARSQAARRDQQRKLPWAEIEQFTRSGLGSISIPHAYGGAQVSFVTLAEVFRIISAADPALGQIPQNQFGILQLLQGTASERQKTLLFKSVLDGWRIGNAGPERGSKHTLELKARITREGDHYLLSGQKFYSTGALFAHWVAVKALNDEGRQVMAFVRRGTPGLRIVDDWSGFGQRTTASGTVLLDRVQVDPELVIDNWRQNEVPNIQGAVSQLIQAAIDAGIAQEAVADAISFVRERSRPWIDAKVERASEDLYVIADIGRLQLELHAALALLSKAARTLDEVSAAPIDAASAARASIAVAEAKVLTTEIALLASEKLFELAGSRATLAEFNLDRHWRNARVHTLHDPVRWKYHAVGAYHLNGTLPARHSWI encoded by the coding sequence ATGTCCAATCTGGCAGATACAAACGTCCACAGCGATCTTGATAGCGCCCCGCGGCTGTTGCCAGCTACCGTGCTGAGCACCGACGCACAAGCCTTGCTGGCCGCGCACGAGCTAGCCGAAACAGCGCGCAGTCAGGCAGCACGACGCGATCAACAACGCAAACTGCCCTGGGCAGAAATTGAACAGTTCACCCGCAGTGGCCTGGGCAGCATTTCCATTCCCCATGCTTACGGCGGCGCGCAGGTGTCTTTTGTCACCCTTGCCGAGGTGTTTCGCATCATCAGCGCAGCCGATCCAGCACTGGGACAGATTCCGCAGAATCAGTTCGGCATCCTTCAGTTGCTCCAAGGCACCGCCAGCGAACGGCAAAAGACATTGCTGTTCAAGTCGGTGCTCGACGGCTGGCGCATCGGCAATGCCGGCCCAGAGCGCGGCAGCAAGCACACCTTGGAGCTCAAGGCGCGGATTACCCGCGAGGGCGATCATTATCTGCTCAGCGGACAAAAGTTCTATTCCACTGGCGCACTGTTCGCCCACTGGGTGGCAGTCAAGGCGCTGAACGATGAAGGCCGCCAGGTGATGGCTTTTGTTCGTCGCGGCACCCCGGGGCTACGGATCGTCGACGACTGGTCCGGTTTTGGCCAACGCACGACGGCCAGCGGCACCGTGCTGCTGGACCGGGTTCAGGTAGACCCTGAACTGGTAATCGACAATTGGCGGCAGAACGAGGTGCCTAACATTCAAGGCGCCGTTTCTCAACTGATCCAGGCCGCCATCGACGCCGGTATCGCCCAGGAAGCCGTCGCCGACGCCATCAGCTTCGTGCGTGAGCGCTCACGACCTTGGATCGATGCCAAGGTCGAGCGCGCCAGCGAAGATCTCTATGTAATCGCCGACATCGGACGCCTGCAACTTGAGTTGCACGCTGCCCTGGCCTTGCTGAGCAAGGCGGCGCGCACCCTCGATGAAGTCAGCGCAGCGCCGATCGATGCAGCCTCGGCCGCGCGCGCCTCGATTGCGGTGGCCGAAGCCAAGGTGCTGACCACCGAGATTGCCCTGCTGGCCAGCGAGAAGCTCTTCGAGCTTGCCGGTAGCCGCGCCACCCTCGCCGAGTTCAACCTCGACCGGCATTGGCGTAACGCCCGGGTCCACACCCTCCACGATCCAGTGCGCTGGAAATACCACGCCGTTGGCGCCTACCACCTCAACGGTACGTTGCCTGCCCGGCATTCCTGGATTTAA
- the tcyL gene encoding cystine ABC transporter permease, producing the protein MEESLQLALDSAPFLLKGAYYTVILSLGGMFFGLLLGFGLALMRLSSLKLLSWTARVYVSFFRGTPLLVQLFMIYYGLPQLGLELDPLPAALIGFSLNMAAYACEILRAAIGSIDRGQWEAAASIGMTRGQAMRRAILPQAARTALPPLGNSFISLVKDTALAATIQVPELFRQAQLITARTFEIFTMYLAAALIYWVLASILAHFQNRLEARVNRHDQES; encoded by the coding sequence ATCGAAGAAAGCCTGCAGCTTGCGCTGGACAGCGCGCCCTTTCTACTCAAGGGCGCGTACTACACCGTCATCCTCAGCCTTGGCGGGATGTTCTTCGGTCTGTTGCTGGGTTTCGGCCTGGCGCTGATGCGCCTGTCATCTCTCAAGCTGCTGAGCTGGACAGCGCGGGTCTATGTGTCGTTCTTTCGCGGCACACCGCTGCTGGTCCAGTTGTTCATGATCTATTACGGCCTGCCGCAATTGGGGCTGGAACTGGACCCGCTGCCAGCAGCGCTGATCGGCTTCTCGCTGAACATGGCCGCCTACGCTTGTGAGATTCTACGCGCCGCTATCGGCTCGATCGATCGAGGCCAATGGGAGGCTGCGGCCAGTATCGGCATGACCCGCGGTCAGGCCATGCGCCGGGCAATTCTGCCGCAGGCAGCCCGCACCGCCTTGCCGCCCCTGGGCAACAGCTTTATTTCATTGGTCAAGGACACTGCCCTGGCCGCCACTATTCAGGTGCCAGAGCTGTTCCGCCAGGCGCAGTTGATCACGGCACGGACCTTTGAAATTTTCACCATGTACCTTGCCGCCGCCCTCATCTACTGGGTACTGGCCAGCATTCTTGCGCACTTCCAGAACCGCCTGGAAGCGCGAGTCAACCGGCACGACCAGGAGTCCTGA
- a CDS encoding LLM class flavin-dependent oxidoreductase → MTRKKILLNAFNMNCIGHINHGLWTHPRDTSTQYKTLEYWTELAQLLERGLFDGLFIADIVGVYDVYQDSVEVPLKESIQLPVNDPLLLVSAMAAVTRHLGFGLTANLTYEPPYLFARKLSTLDHLSRGRVGWNIVTGYLDSAARAMGLEQQTEHDRRYDQADEYMQVLYKLLEGSWEDGAVINDRQQRVYARPHKVHKVNHQGEFYRVDGYHLCEPSPQRTPVLFQAGSSERGLGFAGNHAECVFISGQTKEGTRAQVDKVRASAVAAGRDPEAIKVFMGLTVIVARSEEQAWAKHAEYLHYASAEAGVAHFASSTGIDFSQYELDEPIQYVKSNAIQSATKALQNNDWTRRKLLDQHALGGRYVTIVGSPTQVADALESWIADTGLDGFNLTRTVTPESYIDFIDLVIPELQRRGSYKTAYEPGSLREKLFASDHSLLPADHPGASYRHTAQTGAHQHA, encoded by the coding sequence ATGACCCGGAAAAAGATCCTGCTCAATGCCTTCAACATGAACTGCATCGGGCACATCAACCACGGTTTGTGGACTCACCCGCGAGACACCTCCACCCAGTACAAGACCCTCGAGTACTGGACCGAGCTTGCCCAGTTACTTGAGCGCGGACTGTTCGACGGGTTGTTCATCGCCGATATCGTCGGCGTCTACGACGTCTACCAGGACAGCGTCGAGGTGCCGCTCAAAGAGTCGATCCAGTTGCCGGTCAACGACCCGCTGCTGCTGGTTTCGGCGATGGCCGCGGTAACCCGGCACCTGGGCTTCGGCCTGACCGCCAACCTCACTTACGAGCCGCCCTACCTGTTCGCCCGCAAGCTCTCGACCCTCGACCACTTGAGTCGCGGCCGCGTCGGCTGGAACATCGTCACCGGTTATCTGGACAGCGCAGCTAGGGCCATGGGCCTTGAGCAGCAAACTGAACACGACCGCCGCTACGATCAGGCCGACGAGTATATGCAGGTGCTGTACAAGCTGCTGGAAGGTAGCTGGGAAGACGGTGCGGTGATCAACGATCGCCAGCAACGGGTCTACGCCCGCCCGCACAAGGTCCACAAGGTCAACCATCAGGGAGAGTTCTACCGGGTCGACGGCTACCACCTGTGCGAGCCTTCGCCGCAACGCACGCCGGTGCTGTTCCAGGCGGGAAGCTCCGAGCGTGGCCTGGGCTTTGCCGGTAACCATGCCGAATGCGTGTTCATCAGCGGCCAGACCAAGGAAGGCACACGCGCCCAGGTCGACAAGGTGCGTGCCAGTGCTGTGGCCGCCGGCCGTGATCCAGAGGCGATCAAGGTGTTCATGGGCCTTACCGTGATTGTTGCCCGCAGTGAAGAACAAGCCTGGGCCAAACATGCCGAGTACCTGCACTACGCCAGCGCCGAAGCTGGGGTCGCACACTTTGCCAGCTCGACCGGAATCGACTTTTCACAATACGAGCTGGACGAGCCTATCCAGTACGTCAAAAGCAACGCTATTCAGTCGGCCACCAAAGCCTTGCAGAACAACGATTGGACCCGCCGCAAACTGCTTGACCAGCATGCCCTGGGCGGGCGCTACGTCACCATTGTTGGCTCACCGACTCAGGTTGCCGACGCGCTGGAAAGCTGGATTGCCGATACCGGCCTGGATGGCTTCAACCTGACCCGCACGGTAACCCCGGAAAGCTACATCGATTTCATCGACCTGGTGATACCCGAGCTGCAACGCCGAGGTTCCTACAAGACTGCCTACGAACCCGGCAGCCTGCGCGAAAAACTCTTCGCCAGTGACCACTCCCTGCTGCCCGCCGACCACCCCGGCGCCAGCTATCGCCACACCGCCCAGACAGGAGCGCACCAGCATGCTTAA
- a CDS encoding D-cysteine desulfhydrase translates to MIDGQLSRFNRLELLGAPTALEKLHRLSAWLGRDIYVKRDDCTPLALGGNKLRKLEYLAADALSKGADTLVTAGAIQSNHVRQTAALAARLGLACVALLENPIGTDSANYQGNGNRLLLELFDAKVELVDNLDNADEQLQALSVRLHASGRKPYIVPIGGSNALGALGYVRAGLELAEQIHQSGQTFAGVVLASGSAGTHSGLGLALAEALPHLPVIGVTVSRSDEAQRPKVQGLAERTAELLGVRLPEAFKVELWDEYFAPRYGEPNAGTLAAIRLLASQEGLLLDPVYTGKAMAGLLDGIARQRFDDGPLIFLHTGGAPALFAYPEVWNS, encoded by the coding sequence ATGATCGACGGACAGCTTTCCCGCTTCAATCGTCTGGAACTGCTTGGCGCGCCAACCGCGCTGGAAAAGCTGCACCGCCTCTCGGCCTGGCTGGGCCGTGACATTTACGTCAAACGCGATGACTGCACACCCCTGGCCCTGGGTGGCAATAAACTGCGAAAACTCGAATACCTGGCGGCGGATGCCTTGAGCAAAGGCGCCGACACCCTGGTCACGGCTGGCGCAATCCAGTCCAACCATGTGCGTCAAACCGCAGCGCTGGCTGCACGCCTGGGCCTGGCATGTGTCGCATTGCTGGAAAACCCTATCGGCACTGACTCGGCAAACTATCAGGGCAACGGCAACCGCCTGTTGCTGGAGCTGTTCGACGCCAAGGTCGAGCTTGTGGATAACCTCGATAACGCCGACGAACAACTGCAAGCTTTGTCAGTACGCTTGCACGCCAGTGGCCGCAAACCCTACATCGTCCCTATTGGTGGCTCCAACGCCCTTGGCGCCCTCGGTTATGTCCGCGCAGGCCTGGAGCTTGCCGAACAGATCCACCAAAGCGGGCAGACATTCGCAGGTGTAGTGCTTGCCTCCGGCAGCGCCGGCACCCACAGCGGGCTAGGCCTGGCGTTGGCAGAAGCGTTGCCACACTTGCCGGTGATTGGTGTCACCGTGTCGCGCAGTGACGAGGCGCAGCGGCCCAAGGTCCAGGGGCTGGCCGAACGCACCGCAGAACTCCTGGGTGTGCGCCTGCCTGAAGCCTTCAAAGTTGAGCTGTGGGATGAGTATTTTGCCCCACGCTATGGCGAACCGAATGCCGGCACCCTCGCCGCCATTCGCCTGCTGGCGAGCCAGGAAGGTTTGTTGCTGGACCCGGTCTACACCGGCAAAGCCATGGCGGGCTTGCTCGACGGTATTGCCCGCCAGCGATTCGACGACGGCCCACTGATTTTCCTGCATACCGGCGGGGCCCCGGCATTATTCGCCTACCCTGAGGTCTGGAATAGCTGA
- a CDS encoding MetQ/NlpA family ABC transporter substrate-binding protein has product MLKTFFARPVAALALALGLIGSSHAAEALKVGTTAAFAIPLEAAVSEAKKQGLSVELIEFSDWIAPNVSLASGDIDVNYFQHIPFLENAKAAAGFDLVPYAPGIINNVGLYSKKYKSFDELPQGASVAIANDPINSGRGLQLLAKAGLISLKPGVGYKASEEDIIANPKQLKILQVEAVQLVRAYDDADLVQGYPAYIRLANTFDASSALLFDGLDHKEYVIQFVIRPQTKDDPRLAKFIDIYQHSAAVRAALEKAHGKLYQPGWES; this is encoded by the coding sequence ATGCTTAAGACCTTCTTTGCCCGCCCCGTGGCGGCCCTGGCCCTGGCCCTTGGTCTAATTGGCAGCAGCCATGCCGCTGAGGCGCTGAAAGTGGGCACCACTGCAGCCTTTGCCATCCCGCTGGAAGCCGCCGTCAGCGAAGCGAAAAAACAGGGTCTTAGTGTCGAACTGATCGAGTTCAGCGATTGGATAGCTCCAAATGTAAGCCTGGCCAGCGGCGATATCGACGTGAACTACTTCCAGCACATCCCCTTCCTGGAAAACGCCAAGGCTGCCGCCGGTTTTGATCTGGTGCCCTATGCACCGGGCATCATCAACAACGTCGGCTTGTATTCGAAAAAGTACAAAAGCTTCGATGAACTGCCACAAGGCGCCAGCGTCGCGATCGCCAACGATCCGATCAACAGCGGTCGCGGTCTGCAACTGTTGGCCAAGGCCGGACTGATCAGCCTCAAGCCGGGGGTTGGCTACAAGGCTAGCGAAGAGGACATCATCGCCAACCCCAAGCAGTTGAAGATTCTCCAGGTCGAGGCGGTGCAGTTGGTACGTGCCTATGACGATGCTGATCTGGTCCAGGGCTATCCGGCCTACATTCGCCTGGCCAACACCTTCGATGCCTCCTCGGCGTTGTTGTTCGATGGCCTCGACCACAAGGAGTATGTGATTCAGTTCGTCATCCGTCCGCAGACCAAGGATGACCCACGCCTGGCCAAGTTCATCGACATTTACCAGCACTCGGCTGCGGTACGTGCCGCCCTGGAGAAGGCCCACGGCAAGCTCTACCAACCCGGTTGGGAGAGCTGA
- the tcyJ gene encoding cystine ABC transporter substrate-binding protein, whose amino-acid sequence MTVIGKQILNAGVALLLGASLLGQAVAGEQLKTIKDKGTISVGLEGTYPPFSFVDADGKLAGFEVELSEALAKELGVKAKLQPTKWDGILAALESKRLDVVINQVTISDERKKKYDFSQPYTVSGIQALVLTKKKDELNIKTAADLAGKKVGVGLGTNYEQWLKENVPQAVIKTYDDDPTKFQDLRVGRIDATLIDRLAALEYAKKAKDTSITGDAFSRLESGVTLRKGEPELLDAINKALDKLRADGTLSKLSEKYFGADVTK is encoded by the coding sequence ATGACAGTAATCGGTAAACAGATTCTCAATGCGGGCGTTGCCCTGCTGCTGGGCGCCAGTCTGCTCGGTCAGGCCGTTGCCGGCGAGCAGCTGAAGACGATCAAGGACAAGGGCACGATCAGCGTCGGCCTGGAGGGCACCTATCCGCCGTTCAGTTTCGTCGATGCCGATGGCAAGCTGGCCGGTTTCGAAGTGGAGCTGTCGGAGGCGCTGGCCAAGGAGCTGGGCGTCAAAGCCAAGCTGCAACCGACCAAATGGGACGGCATTCTCGCAGCCCTTGAGTCCAAGCGCCTTGATGTGGTGATCAATCAGGTGACCATCTCTGACGAGCGCAAAAAGAAGTACGACTTCTCCCAGCCTTATACCGTTTCCGGTATTCAGGCGCTGGTCCTGACCAAGAAAAAGGATGAGCTCAATATCAAGACTGCCGCAGACCTTGCCGGCAAGAAAGTCGGGGTAGGCCTGGGGACAAACTATGAGCAGTGGCTCAAAGAGAACGTCCCACAGGCGGTGATCAAGACCTACGACGACGACCCAACCAAATTCCAGGACCTGCGTGTCGGCCGCATCGACGCGACCTTGATCGACCGCCTGGCCGCCCTCGAATATGCCAAGAAGGCCAAGGACACCAGCATTACCGGAGACGCCTTCTCGCGCCTGGAGTCGGGCGTCACCCTGCGCAAGGGCGAGCCAGAACTGCTCGACGCCATCAACAAGGCACTGGACAAACTGCGCGCCGACGGCACGCTGAGCAAACTGTCCGAGAAGTACTTTGGCGCCGACGTGACTAAATGA